A portion of the Segatella copri DSM 18205 genome contains these proteins:
- a CDS encoding DNA modification system-associated small protein, with protein MAKGLDGKFLHYGIRKEDLDLIRTLCEKHEIDFDWMSEEILRKYHAAKVDKIEMNDEDTEKIIAEAISQIK; from the coding sequence ATGGCAAAGGGACTAGATGGAAAATTCTTGCACTATGGCATCCGAAAGGAAGACCTCGACCTGATCAGGACGCTATGCGAGAAGCATGAGATTGACTTCGACTGGATGAGCGAGGAAATCCTGCGCAAATATCATGCAGCCAAGGTGGATAAGATAGAAATGAATGACGAGGATACTGAGAAGATTATCGCCGAGGCGATTTCTCAGATCAAGTAA
- a CDS encoding DEAD/DEAH box helicase: MKQIQYQQKAVKELVDKTIDLLTYSGMRHTLVFKAPTGAGKTVMASEMLLRLNAELRDRTDVPYKELAYIWIAPNKLHEQSYFKMKSFFTEGQELHPVIYDDLDHSAEGYIHPGEILFVNWESINKDNAVMIRDTEQSASLYDLTRRTQEEQNIPIVVIIDEEHMFASKLANKTEKVLKNINPKVELRISATPETKGDLDVKIPREAVVREGMIKQGVVLNPALNFTDPNGSLNQHLVSLAFKKREELAEAYRKIGVHINPLLLIQLPNDKDKMDKDDESIKEEVMQYLDTIKNINVDNGKLAIWLSNEKENLDGIEKPDNLTEVLLFKQAIALGWDCPRAAVLLIFRKIESFTFTAQTVGRILRMPEQHFYEDDRLNWGYVYTNLSKDIIKIVQDDMDYMSNIHAVRRENLCNVVLRSEYCERPAIARKRLGPDFKKVLAKVFEDILLVKNRQLSLFTIDDLEGNVDEEDSEDVEAAESIYAKNRKACEDKITFKVRSIGIDLIEDVSITGETGETHVDKKARYVRTMQELNNSFNAFCAKCIGSKFEKVSVTTLAFALKELMEDLFELFETDAVKVILYHGNKEVFADLIDRALNRYQKILEERQNLQNAKFYKTYDWEVPVERLYKEESHHIKDEVRDHALLPFVELKNASKPEERFEAFLEANREYIDWWYKNGDAGRQHYAISYENKEGHKALFYVDFVIRMKNGQIFLFDTKSAGSDVDAVEKHNALIDYMASEENKDKHLKGGIIIERNNNWKYCPLKIENTTDIVEWDSFYPKEYK; encoded by the coding sequence ATGAAACAGATACAATATCAGCAGAAAGCAGTCAAGGAATTGGTAGATAAGACCATTGATTTGCTTACCTATTCAGGTATGCGCCATACACTCGTATTTAAGGCTCCAACAGGTGCCGGCAAGACGGTGATGGCATCAGAAATGTTGCTCCGACTGAATGCAGAGTTGAGAGACCGTACGGATGTACCTTATAAAGAGTTGGCGTATATTTGGATTGCTCCCAACAAGCTTCATGAGCAGAGCTACTTTAAGATGAAATCCTTCTTTACGGAAGGACAGGAGTTGCATCCGGTCATCTATGACGACCTCGACCATTCTGCCGAAGGCTACATTCATCCGGGAGAAATCCTTTTCGTCAATTGGGAGAGTATCAATAAGGATAATGCCGTGATGATACGTGATACGGAGCAGAGTGCTTCGCTCTATGATCTTACTCGCAGAACCCAGGAAGAACAGAATATTCCTATCGTCGTTATCATCGACGAAGAGCACATGTTTGCCAGCAAACTCGCCAACAAGACAGAGAAGGTGTTGAAGAACATCAATCCAAAAGTTGAGCTCCGTATCTCGGCAACCCCTGAGACAAAAGGCGATTTGGATGTGAAAATACCTAGAGAGGCTGTTGTTAGAGAAGGTATGATTAAACAGGGTGTGGTATTGAATCCTGCCTTGAACTTTACGGATCCGAATGGCTCTTTGAACCAGCATCTGGTGAGCCTTGCGTTCAAGAAGCGGGAAGAGTTGGCTGAGGCTTATCGCAAGATAGGTGTTCATATCAATCCTCTGCTGCTTATTCAGTTGCCTAATGATAAAGATAAGATGGATAAGGATGATGAAAGTATCAAGGAAGAGGTGATGCAATATCTGGACACCATCAAGAATATCAATGTTGACAATGGCAAGTTGGCGATATGGCTCAGCAACGAAAAGGAGAATCTGGATGGTATAGAGAAACCGGATAATCTGACCGAGGTGTTACTCTTCAAGCAGGCCATCGCTCTGGGATGGGACTGCCCTCGTGCCGCTGTGCTCCTCATCTTCCGAAAGATAGAGAGTTTTACTTTCACCGCTCAGACCGTGGGACGCATTCTTCGTATGCCTGAGCAGCATTTCTATGAGGACGACCGACTGAATTGGGGCTATGTATATACCAATCTCAGCAAAGACATCATCAAGATTGTGCAAGATGATATGGACTATATGTCGAATATTCATGCTGTTCGTCGAGAGAATCTATGCAATGTGGTGCTGCGTTCTGAATATTGTGAGCGTCCTGCCATTGCACGTAAGCGACTGGGACCAGATTTCAAGAAGGTACTTGCAAAAGTCTTTGAAGATATTCTTCTGGTTAAGAACCGCCAGTTATCTCTTTTCACGATAGATGACTTGGAGGGCAATGTGGATGAAGAAGATTCCGAAGATGTTGAGGCTGCAGAGAGCATTTATGCCAAAAACAGAAAGGCATGTGAGGATAAGATTACCTTTAAGGTAAGAAGCATTGGAATCGATTTGATAGAGGATGTCAGTATCACGGGCGAGACTGGTGAGACTCATGTGGATAAGAAGGCAAGATATGTCCGCACGATGCAGGAATTGAACAATTCATTCAATGCTTTCTGTGCCAAGTGTATTGGTTCGAAGTTTGAGAAGGTGAGTGTCACGACATTGGCTTTTGCCTTGAAGGAACTGATGGAAGACTTGTTTGAACTCTTTGAGACGGATGCCGTGAAGGTGATTCTTTATCATGGTAATAAGGAGGTATTTGCAGATTTGATAGACCGTGCCTTGAATCGTTATCAGAAAATACTTGAGGAGCGGCAGAATCTGCAGAATGCAAAGTTTTATAAAACTTATGACTGGGAGGTTCCAGTGGAACGACTCTATAAGGAAGAAAGCCATCACATCAAGGATGAGGTACGAGATCATGCTCTTTTGCCATTCGTAGAATTGAAGAATGCCTCTAAGCCTGAAGAGCGTTTCGAAGCTTTCCTGGAAGCCAACAGGGAGTATATTGACTGGTGGTATAAAAATGGTGATGCCGGCAGGCAACATTATGCCATCAGTTACGAGAACAAGGAGGGGCACAAAGCCCTATTCTATGTAGATTTCGTGATTCGTATGAAGAATGGTCAGATCTTCCTCTTCGATACCAAGAGTGCTGGAAGTGATGTGGATGCCGTAGAAAAGCATAATGCCCTCATCGACTATATGGCGAGCGAAGAGAACAAGGACAAGCATCTGAAAGGTGGCATCATTATCGAGAGAAATAACAACTGGAAGTATTGTCCGCTGAAGATAGAAAACACTACAGACATTGTGGAGTGGGATAGCTTCTATCCGAAAGAATATAAATAA